From the Cloeon dipterum chromosome 4, ieCloDipt1.1, whole genome shotgun sequence genome, the window ATTTTGCATTCAGGAATGCATGTGTACTGGATTTCCTCTTGACTATTTGTATCTTTGGCAAAAAGCTGCTGGTGACGGATCAAATACCGGCCAAACATGCACACATTCTGGATGCGCTTGATCCACGAGTACTGAAATATTCCATTATTAAGATTGCATCAAAATAATGTACAATTTTACTAACAGTGAAAGCATGTTCTCCGGGGCTGTTGTCGATATCAGCGGTCACGAAACGGAACTCATCGCTGTGTTCGTCAACTTCGAAAATGGAGTACTGTGAAGTTCTCTTCCAAGGAAAGCCCAAAAAACTCCACGATTCAGGTGTGTTGGTCACGATTTTGTCAAAGAGCCTAGCGTGCGTCATggttaagaattaattttgatgaatcTGCAACA encodes:
- the LOC135941970 gene encoding uncharacterized protein LOC135941970 — translated: MTHARLFDKIVTNTPESWSFLGFPWKRTSQYSIFEVDEHSDEFRFVTADIDNSPGEHAFTYSWIKRIQNVCMFGRYLIRHQQLFAKDTNSQEEIQYTCIPECKIEELARHNVDSRYLQYPNSDAFVNYELLRNATDALVRVHKSVTYPWVLVCARVSTPPDGKIMSDSEIYPEYVVKFASINREPLTL